In Planctomycetota bacterium, a genomic segment contains:
- a CDS encoding site-2 protease family protein — protein MSERPTFSPVWSRVRALKPHLRSHTQITRQHYRGRRWHVVHDPASNQFYRLTPMAYELVCLLDGRRTVEDAWKLCLETHGDEAPTQVEAVELIGQLYNANLLAVDDTPETEQLLSRSRKRKERKAIQQAMGIMYFRVRLFNPDGIFEALEPIVRPLITRWGLIAWIVLLGSALIALASEFDALFASERFQGAIAPANWPWLIVIFVISKIIHESGHGLVCKRFGGQVPEIGIMMLVLFPAPYVDASSCWAFPSKWQRVAVAAAGMLFELATAALAAFVWLATLDSGGLFNQLAYSTMLTASITTLLFNANPLMRFDGYYILSDLMEAPNLMQRAQGLIKYHFQKLLYFNKRAKPPTIQPGEGPLLFVYGWAALAYRVFLFFSITLFVMGQLFGIGLVLAIWTAAAWFLIPTGKWVHWLATHPHLAEHRTRAVLTSILAVAFGAIVLGAIPVPDHRRTDAVVESMQQTGVFAGADGFVVDVPAEPGTRVAEGDVLVVCENPELVAQLAQARSRAAELEARFRLAMSEQMPINDLMTQRRRALAERLAFLQDRVDALTIRAPHAGYVADDPGRHAGAFVRIGEPICTVVESEDIQVVASLDQGEADWLQLLAFEEDFTAKIRRRTEPGQSHPVVAVRRRAAGDRTLPHPALADVGGGQVLTDRQQQGAPTAKRARFVVEMDATFEPGQSRSAPMPGERVVVLFTLPSRPLASQWIDRLRRLVQGRIDL, from the coding sequence ATGAGCGAACGACCAACCTTCAGCCCGGTGTGGAGCCGCGTGCGGGCGCTCAAGCCCCACCTGCGTTCGCACACCCAGATCACCCGGCAGCACTACCGCGGCCGCCGGTGGCATGTGGTGCACGATCCCGCCAGCAACCAGTTCTACCGCCTCACGCCCATGGCCTACGAGCTGGTGTGCCTGCTCGACGGCCGCCGCACCGTCGAGGACGCCTGGAAGCTGTGCCTCGAGACCCACGGCGACGAGGCGCCCACCCAGGTCGAGGCCGTCGAGCTCATCGGCCAGCTCTACAACGCCAACCTGCTGGCCGTCGACGACACGCCCGAGACCGAGCAGCTGCTCAGCCGCTCGCGGAAGCGCAAGGAGCGCAAGGCCATCCAGCAGGCCATGGGCATCATGTACTTCCGCGTCCGGCTGTTCAATCCGGACGGCATCTTCGAGGCCCTCGAGCCCATCGTCCGCCCGCTGATCACCCGCTGGGGCCTGATCGCCTGGATCGTGCTGCTCGGCTCGGCCCTGATCGCGCTCGCCAGCGAGTTCGATGCGCTCTTCGCCTCGGAGCGCTTCCAGGGCGCCATCGCCCCGGCCAATTGGCCCTGGCTGATCGTCATCTTCGTCATCAGCAAGATCATCCACGAGAGCGGCCACGGGCTGGTCTGCAAGCGCTTCGGCGGCCAGGTCCCCGAGATCGGCATCATGATGCTGGTGCTGTTCCCCGCGCCCTACGTCGATGCGTCGAGCTGCTGGGCCTTCCCCAGCAAGTGGCAGCGGGTCGCCGTCGCCGCCGCCGGCATGCTCTTCGAGCTGGCCACCGCGGCCCTCGCCGCCTTCGTCTGGCTCGCGACGCTCGATAGCGGCGGCCTGTTCAACCAGCTGGCCTACAGCACCATGCTCACGGCGAGCATCACAACGCTGCTGTTCAACGCCAACCCGCTGATGCGCTTCGACGGCTACTACATCCTCAGCGACTTGATGGAGGCGCCCAACCTGATGCAGCGGGCCCAGGGCCTCATCAAGTACCACTTCCAGAAGCTGCTGTACTTCAACAAGCGGGCCAAGCCCCCCACCATCCAGCCCGGCGAGGGACCGCTGCTGTTCGTCTACGGCTGGGCGGCGCTGGCCTATCGCGTCTTCCTGTTCTTCTCGATCACGCTCTTCGTCATGGGCCAGCTCTTCGGCATCGGGCTGGTGCTCGCCATCTGGACCGCCGCCGCGTGGTTCCTGATCCCCACGGGCAAGTGGGTCCACTGGCTGGCGACGCACCCGCACCTGGCCGAGCACCGCACGCGGGCGGTGCTCACGAGCATCCTGGCGGTGGCCTTCGGGGCCATCGTGCTCGGGGCGATCCCCGTGCCCGACCACCGCCGCACCGACGCGGTCGTCGAGAGCATGCAGCAGACCGGCGTCTTCGCGGGCGCCGACGGCTTCGTCGTCGACGTGCCGGCCGAGCCGGGCACCCGCGTGGCGGAGGGCGACGTCCTGGTTGTCTGCGAGAACCCCGAGCTGGTCGCGCAGCTCGCGCAGGCCCGGAGCCGGGCCGCCGAGCTGGAGGCCCGCTTCCGCCTGGCGATGTCCGAGCAGATGCCCATCAACGACCTGATGACCCAGCGCCGCCGGGCGCTGGCCGAGCGGCTCGCCTTCCTGCAGGATCGCGTCGATGCACTGACCATCCGCGCACCGCACGCGGGCTACGTCGCCGACGATCCGGGCCGCCACGCCGGGGCCTTCGTCCGCATCGGCGAGCCGATCTGCACCGTCGTCGAGAGCGAGGACATCCAGGTGGTGGCCTCGCTGGACCAGGGCGAGGCCGACTGGCTGCAGCTCCTGGCCTTCGAGGAGGACTTCACCGCCAAGATCCGCCGGCGGACCGAGCCAGGCCAGAGCCATCCGGTGGTCGCCGTCCGCCGCCGCGCCGCCGGCGACCGCACGCTCCCCCACCCGGCGCTGGCCGACGTCGGCGGCGGCCAGGTGCTCACCGATCGCCAGCAGCAGGGCGCCCCCACGGCCAAGCGCGCCCGCTTCGTCGTCGAGATGGACGCGACCTTCGAGCCGGGCCAGTCGAGGTCGGCCCCGATGCCCGGCGAGCGGGTGGTCGTGCTCTTCACGCTGCCGTCGCGACCGCTGGCGAGCCAGTGGATTGATCGCCTCCGCCGGCTGGTCCAGGGGCGCATCGACCTGTGA
- a CDS encoding PEP-CTERM sorting domain-containing protein, with the protein MRIALSVVAVAGVASAAAAQSTIFFSDFEADGGGFVASGVNGDWERGIPVGADGTALGGFGGPEPVGGFSGDFVWGTVIGGLHGVGSDEQLSQTFDFTGLTDINLSYQEWLDSGSSTFDMASVIVNGDEVLLADGGPTGDWREVNINLDAYAGLSDVEITFNFVSTTVVERVGWYIDDVQITAVPAPASLALLGMGGLAAIRRRR; encoded by the coding sequence ATGCGCATTGCTCTGAGTGTTGTTGCCGTCGCTGGCGTGGCTTCGGCCGCCGCCGCCCAGTCGACGATCTTCTTTTCCGACTTTGAGGCCGATGGTGGCGGCTTCGTGGCCAGTGGCGTGAACGGCGACTGGGAGCGTGGCATCCCCGTCGGAGCGGACGGCACGGCTCTCGGCGGCTTCGGCGGCCCCGAGCCCGTCGGCGGCTTCAGCGGCGATTTCGTGTGGGGCACCGTCATCGGCGGCCTGCACGGCGTCGGCAGCGATGAGCAGCTCAGCCAGACCTTCGACTTCACCGGCCTGACCGACATCAACCTCTCCTACCAGGAGTGGCTGGACAGTGGTTCGTCGACCTTCGACATGGCCAGCGTCATCGTCAACGGCGACGAGGTCCTGCTAGCCGACGGCGGCCCGACGGGCGACTGGCGCGAGGTGAACATCAACCTCGATGCCTACGCCGGCCTGAGCGACGTCGAGATCACCTTCAACTTCGTCTCGACCACCGTCGTCGAGCGCGTTGGCTGGTACATCGACGACGTCCAGATCACCGCCGTCCCGGCGCCGGCGTCGCTGGCCCTGCTCGGCATGGGCGGCCTGGCCGCCATCCGTCGTCGCCGCTAA